The proteins below are encoded in one region of Drosophila santomea strain STO CAGO 1482 chromosome 2R, Prin_Dsan_1.1, whole genome shotgun sequence:
- the LOC120445617 gene encoding uncharacterized protein LOC120445617: protein MSRLFILALVLCILADSALGDIEQILRSINRALGGSTGSNSGNTGSGLGIRTPNSEFSIGFNG from the exons ATGTCTCGCCTATTT ATTCTAGCACTTGTTTTGTGTATCCTGGCTGATAGTGCTCTTGGTGATATTGAACAGATATTACGAAGCATCAACAGGGCACTTGGTGGATCCACCGGTTCAAATTCTGGTAATACAGGGTCTGGACTTGGCATAAGAACACCCAATAGCGAATTTTCGATTGGATTTAATGGCTGA
- the LOC120445494 gene encoding uncharacterized protein LOC120445494 — protein sequence MPAASSHSRLFFYLLCAASLLAVSKSDAVPLQPPTEDVAYDAAIQLGLLNHRLNLLSHEEESRQLSLPNITLGNIVNRIPCSCDNGLCKCCAGFLSVIGMNSCTEVAYRPEEFSFELRMRVNNNIWFRQKVSGKNPPPFCFRPPRFNFAKACIQFHDIWFVGRNMHVCMYMSGEFQGFELFERNFDCLLFGDHGVKIVPPEQGYPVRPNDVDIDDGDDEIEDYDENVVRSLAEKMVKKY from the exons TTCCAAGTCGGATGCTG TGCCATTACAACCACCAACTGAAGATGTGGCATACGACGCAGCTATACAGCTAGGCTTACTTAACCATCGTCTTAATTTACTTAGCCATGAGGAAGAATCAAGACAACTAAGTTTACCAAACATAACACTGGGGAACATCGTGAACCGCATACCCTGTAGTTGTGACAATGGGTTATGCAAGTGCTGTGCTG GTTTCCTATCTGTTATTGGTATGAACAGTTGCACAGAAGTGGCATATCGACCTGAAGAATTTTCATTCGAGTTGCGAATGCGGGTTAACAACAATATTTGGTTCCGACAAAAGGTATCTGGCAAGAATCCGCCTCCATTCTGCTTCCGGCCGCCACGTTTTAATTTTGCTAAAGCCTGTATTCAATTTCATGATATATGGTTTGTCGGGCGTAATATGCACGTTTGCATGTATATGTCAGGAGAATTTCAGGGCTTTGAGTTGTTTGAAAG AAACTTTGACTGTCTCTTATTTGGAGATCACGGAGTTAAAATTGTTCCCCCAGAGCAAGGTTATCCTGTAAGACCGAACGATGTCGATATTGATGACGGAGACGATGAAATTGAGGACTACGATGAGAATGTAGTTCGCAGTTTGGCAGAAAAGATGgtcaaaaaatattaa
- the LOC120445892 gene encoding uncharacterized protein LOC120445892 isoform X2 — MNHSVHERQLVKQVITTKTIYRTMKSKQLLAAALCLAASLFLETMAQENAMLQIPPSLVECYNTSYFMNRDNRLPANMDTLISLIEKVEYSYAASSGVQADIRTVSVALLHRFRQDGIKKAAGINAADGVIPYSPTGFQFPKLKILLSGLIPGNAYTFPNSSLTRVERCSLHFMLSSTFDTRTRGDENNVCNQLSQYRAQRLPRSLKKEHHNNFISDSEWLEARSKRGRSSDSVSKYEQLGELDYESDWAYAGPETSQCPVEDGLVRTRWGTISGGTLIAGIAAGVQQQTVQLNQLLTRATPLRARSRSQSQTSNTIDNRWAATLAGELAEVTLVQLPVSNGNSASVGATGGWNDTVLPHWYFLSQRNNLEATDAEIRGGLDGLILAKNVASWRTQASNLKLSQLLRMYYSTNGVLSSGINACSRQNQFTNVAPSQEMEDQTNAFAVVLDRQMQLRVTLQPSLISQFAGNATASLVTYVPIMDYFPSPQWSEISNLTTIKTDLYVFVDTYWPFSWVVDYVTYVLQGLNIHPYASKVTLFGAYDTTAIVNTTDYIINVYENWNSTSHSWHPPGFSLPRILNTLNARVEDLLETDRATDNLGGRSLVALLIPSSLSYVDEEDYDYCQRYLERMRVRLPSLHFIYYGGGALVRFHDFVRDPSKDLYLLNTEKPPDSCGAPVITRIRQVPRRISNPRCNVKGAISEFGTNSLTQFGSLGSINFYRLDSLYLPARQSMRYLKVSPISEITFTVCTSRSIERPFRNLSAPLRAEENCESTALGSFSFDLTDACVGYTFVACPPLFFSVQAQSFGEVSCIVEACQTPDEAQYIISLNNLGCNGATVATINMVLPYVACLLLFFKKM, encoded by the exons ATGAACCATTCAGTTCATGAGAGACAGCTGGTAAAACAAG TTATCACAACGAAAACGATTTATCGTACAATGAAATCGAAGCAACTTTTGGCAGCAGCTCTCTGTCTAGCTGCTTCCCTTTTTCTGGAGACAATGGCACAGGAAAATGCAATGCTGCAAATTCCCCCTTCATTGGTTGAGTGTTATAATACATCATACTTCATGAATCGGGATAATCGTCTACCAGCCAACATGGACACGCTCATTTCTCTTATCGAAAAAGTAGAATACAGCTACGCAGCTAGTTCAGGTGTACAAGCCGATATTCGAACCGTGTCGGTAGCCTTGCTGCATCGTTTCCGTCAAGATGGCATTAAGAAGGCTGCTGGAATAAATGCAGCTGACGGGGTAATACCGTACAGTCCAACAGGCTTTCAGTTTCCGAAGCTAAAAATTTTGCTCTCAGGGCTTATACCGGGAAACGCCTATACCTTTCCCAACAGTTCATTGACAAGAGTGGAGCGGTGCTCCCTCCATTTTATGCTATCTAGCACCTTTGACACAAGAACGCGCGGCGATGAAAACAATGTGTGCAATCAACTCTCTCAGTATAGAGCCCAGCGACTGCCGAGATCCTTAAAAAAGGAGCATCACAATAATTTTATAAGCGATTCTGAATGGCTGGAGGCACGCTCGAAACGAGGACGATCATCCGACTCAGTATCTAAATACGAACAATTGGGAGAATTAGACTACGAATCCGACTGGGCTTATGCCGGCCCTGAAACTAGCCAATGCCCTGTCGAGGACGGCTTGGTACGAACACGCTGGGGAACGATTTCTGGAGGCACTCTGATCGCCGGTATTGCTGCTGGTGTCCAGCAGCAGACAGTGCAACTCAATCAGCTATTGACCCGGGCTACCCCACTACGTGCTCGTAGTCGCAGTCAGTCCCAGACTAGCAATACTATTGACAACAGGTGGGCGGCAACTTTGGCCGGGGAGTTGGCGGAAGTCACGTTGGTCCAACTACCAGTGTCGAATGGCAATTCCGCTTCCGTTGGGGCTACCGGTGGATGGAATGACACAGTCCTACCCCATTGGTACTTCTTATCGCAGCGCAACAACCTTGAGGCTACCGATGCCGAGATCCGTGGTGGCCTTGATGGTCTGATTCTGGCTAAGAATGTGGCCAGTTGGAGGACTCAAGCATCAAACCTGAAACTTTCACAATTGCTGCGCATGTACTACTCAACAAATGGTGTCCTTAGTTCAGGGATCAATGCCTGCAGTAGGCAAAATCAATTCACAAATGTGGCTCCGTCGCAGGAAATGGAGGACCAGACAAATGCGTTTGCCGTAGTACTGGATCGGCAGATGCAGCTGCGTGTCACCCTCCAGCCTTCCCTTATTTCCCAATTTGCTGGTAACGCTACCGCATCTCTGGTGACGTATGTGC CAATTATGGATTACTTTCCGTCCCCGCAATGGTCTGAAATATCCAATCTAACCACAATAAAGACTGATCTATATGTGTTTGTCGACACATACTGGCCCTTCAGCTGGGTTGTTGATTACGTAAC CTATGTGCTGCAGGGCCTTAACATTCATCCATACGCAAGTAAGGTTACCCTATTCGGAGCTTACGATACCACGGCCATAGTTAATACCACCGACTACATAATCAACGTCTATGAAAATTGGAATTCAACTTCGCACTCTTGGC ATCCACCCGGTTTTAGTCTGCCACGTATCCTAAACACTTTAAATGCAAGAGTTGAGGACTTGCTAGAAACAGATCGTGCTACCGATAATCTGGGAGGCCGATCATTAGTTGCGCTATTAATACCCAGTTCGCTATCTTACGTAGATGAGGAGGACTATGATTATTGTCAGCGATATTTGGAAAGAATGCGTGTGCGTTTACCCAGTTTGCACTTTATTTACTATGGAGGGGGAGCGTTGGTAAGGTTCCACGACTTCGTACGCGATCCAAGTAAAGATTTGTACCTTTTGAACACCGAAAAGCCACCAGACAGTTGCGGTGCTCCCGTTATTACGCGAATTCGGCAAG TGCCCCGTCGAATTTCAAATCCACGTTGCAATGTAAAAGGCGCTATCAGCGAGTTTGGAACCAATTCCCTGACACAATTTGGGAGTTTGGGCAGTATTAATTTCTACAGACTGGACTCGCTATATCTACCGGCTAGACAGAGTATGCGTTACCTAAAAGTTTCTCCCATTAGTGAAATTACTTTTACTGTTTGCACCTCCCGAAGCATCGAACGCCCATTTAGAAATTTAAGTGCGCCATTAAGGGCGGAAGAGAACTGCGAATCTACAGCATTGGGATCATTTAGCTTTGATCTTACTGATGCGTGTGTTGGTTATACCTTTGTGGCTTGTCCTCCTTTATTTTTCTCAGTCCAGGCTCAAAGCTTTGGTGAGGTTTCATGTATAGTTGAGGCTTGTCAAACTCCAGATGAGGCGCAGTATATCATTAGTTTGAACAATCTTGGCTGTAACGGAGCTACCGTCGCAACAATTAATATGGTCTTACCTTATGTGGCTTGtctacttttattttttaagaaaatgtaa
- the LOC120446370 gene encoding ejaculatory bulb-specific protein 1 yields MVRQLILVLSLILFCGSSHAIVSELARQTESAIQGWADIKMAPLRYLNVLFGANPGGLRGLNGRNLALEASLSTAANLQVAKLVKLLASGNLFPGGYFPYPGYGKIIADVPKGSDLITIIKNPRSYDPYLTPPGIPGWNIPVGWPRYPGSPLWPWGTEKPSPIRPEDLFPGEPRPTLPPGGNFPGFPPFPDVPLPPPGGPPHQPGGPPDLSGGPPDLPGGPPQQPGGPPHQPGGPQRPPGGLPPLLPLLPFPPRLHGIPGLPGILGLPRLLQEWILRGILPKRPVIIGPGAEVDVDATVNIGGGFFGNGGLLGTGIFGKNGLFGTGFLSGPSLDPFGIFTPIGSFFGALGSLFGFSPPVPFFGPFGPFGRGMEGSVTLDVGGYVPWPKSILAGILHPFLGFLG; encoded by the exons ATGGTGCGACAATTG ATTCTCGTCCTTTCTCTGATCCTCTTTTGCGGCAGCTCACATGCTATTGTCAGTGAGTTGGCCCGTCAGACCGAGTCTGCCATCCAAGGATGGGCAGACATAAAGATGGCCCCTCTACGTTACTTAAATGTTCTCTTTGGTGCTAATCCCGGAGGACTTCGGGGTCTTAACGGTAGAAATCTCGCACTTGAAGCTTCTTTATCTACTGCTGCCAATTTGCAAGTAGCTAAATTAGTCAAATTATTGGCAAGTGGCAACCTATTTCCAGGAGGTTATTTCCCTTATCCCGGATATGGTAAAATTATAGCTGATGTGCCCAAGGGAAGCGACCTAATCACTATAATCAAGAACCCACGGTCCTACGATCCGTACTTAACTCCACCAGGTATTCCTGGTTGGAATATTCCAGTTGGATGGCCTCGTTATCCAGGTTCTCCCCTTTGGCCATGGGGCACAGAGAAACCTTCGCCGATACGTCCCGAAGATCTTTTCCCTGGTGAACCTCGACCGACACTACCTCCAGGTGGAAATTTCCCTGGATTTCCACCTTTCCCGGATGTACCTCTACCTCCACCGGGAGGACCTCCACATCAACCGGGTGGACCTCCAGATCTATCGGGTGGACCCCCAGATCTACCGGGTGGACCTCCACAGCAACCCGGTGGACCTCCACATCAACCAGGTGGACCTCAACGTCCACCAGGTGGACTTCCACCATTACTACCTTTACTACCTTTCCCACCACGACTACATGGAATACCTGGACTACCTGGAATACTTGGACTACCTAGACTACTTCAAGAATGGATACTGCGTGGTATTTTGCCGAAAAGACCTGTTATTATTGGTCCGGGTGCAGAAGTTGACGTAGATGCGACGGTAAATATAGGCGGCGGATTCTTCGGAAACGGTGGACTACTCGGTACaggaatttttggaaaaaatgGACTTTTTGGAACTGGATTTCTTAGTGGACCATCATTAGACCCCTTTGGCATTTTCACCCCAATCGGAAGTTTCTTTGGAGCACTGGGAAGCCTATTTGGATTTAGTCCGCCAGTACCGTTCTTTGGACCTTTCGGACCTTTCGGACGCGGAATGGAGGGGTCTGTCACCTTGGATGTCGGCGGCTACGTGCCATGGCCAAAAAGCATATTGGCAGGAATTTTGCATCCTTTCCTGGGATTTCTGGGATAG
- the LOC120445892 gene encoding uncharacterized protein LOC120445892 isoform X1 has translation MNHSVHERQLVKQVITTKTIYRTMKSKQLLAAALCLAASLFLETMAQENAMLQIPPSLVECYNTSYFMNRDNRLPANMDTLISLIEKVEYSYAASSGVQADIRTVSVALLHRFRQDGIKKAAGINAADGVIPYSPTGFQFPKLKILLSGLIPGNAYTFPNSSLTRVERCSLHFMLSSTFDTRTRGDENNVCNQLSQYRAQRLPRSLKKEHHNNFISDSEWLEARSKRGRSSDSVSKYEQLGELDYESDWAYAGPETSQCPVEDGLVRTRWGTISGGTLIAGIAAGVQQQTVQLNQLLTRATPLRARSRSQSQTSNTIDNRWAATLAGELAEVTLVQLPVSNGNSASVGATGGWNDTVLPHWYFLSQRNNLEATDAEIRGGLDGLILAKNVASWRTQASNLKLSQLLRMYYSTNGVLSSGINACSRQNQFTNVAPSQEMEDQTNAFAVVLDRQMQLRVTLQPSLISQFAGNATASLVTYVPQSLNDVSCVATSNLDLTDSITPMTNLYLFLDTSWQYSTIVDYVAYVIQQLNIHPYASTITMLSAQDGSIIVNTTNYITDVYQQWNATSQATYTQGFNLPNVLRTIQNLTQNLMNEEKTNSSLSGHSLVALIIPNQQTVNDGDSSYATTEIQYIQEQIPDLRFIYYGGGSIQRFSSFVRDPTQDLFSLTLGSTPATSAGPVARRIVQIPRRIINPRCGSSWYTNSWGTDQTAQYVGPGKVNFYRVSANYFFGAGANRYLTIQSQNGGTYTICTSRTYAWPQQNSTTLSTVNSIDQSCTQISGNSYSYDLSSACEGYYTITQCPDLYLSVQATSNTTSCSQDACQTPDQWRYIMSMVNMGCYSGVSGLAASLLTIIFALLALMQIQ, from the exons ATGAACCATTCAGTTCATGAGAGACAGCTGGTAAAACAAG TTATCACAACGAAAACGATTTATCGTACAATGAAATCGAAGCAACTTTTGGCAGCAGCTCTCTGTCTAGCTGCTTCCCTTTTTCTGGAGACAATGGCACAGGAAAATGCAATGCTGCAAATTCCCCCTTCATTGGTTGAGTGTTATAATACATCATACTTCATGAATCGGGATAATCGTCTACCAGCCAACATGGACACGCTCATTTCTCTTATCGAAAAAGTAGAATACAGCTACGCAGCTAGTTCAGGTGTACAAGCCGATATTCGAACCGTGTCGGTAGCCTTGCTGCATCGTTTCCGTCAAGATGGCATTAAGAAGGCTGCTGGAATAAATGCAGCTGACGGGGTAATACCGTACAGTCCAACAGGCTTTCAGTTTCCGAAGCTAAAAATTTTGCTCTCAGGGCTTATACCGGGAAACGCCTATACCTTTCCCAACAGTTCATTGACAAGAGTGGAGCGGTGCTCCCTCCATTTTATGCTATCTAGCACCTTTGACACAAGAACGCGCGGCGATGAAAACAATGTGTGCAATCAACTCTCTCAGTATAGAGCCCAGCGACTGCCGAGATCCTTAAAAAAGGAGCATCACAATAATTTTATAAGCGATTCTGAATGGCTGGAGGCACGCTCGAAACGAGGACGATCATCCGACTCAGTATCTAAATACGAACAATTGGGAGAATTAGACTACGAATCCGACTGGGCTTATGCCGGCCCTGAAACTAGCCAATGCCCTGTCGAGGACGGCTTGGTACGAACACGCTGGGGAACGATTTCTGGAGGCACTCTGATCGCCGGTATTGCTGCTGGTGTCCAGCAGCAGACAGTGCAACTCAATCAGCTATTGACCCGGGCTACCCCACTACGTGCTCGTAGTCGCAGTCAGTCCCAGACTAGCAATACTATTGACAACAGGTGGGCGGCAACTTTGGCCGGGGAGTTGGCGGAAGTCACGTTGGTCCAACTACCAGTGTCGAATGGCAATTCCGCTTCCGTTGGGGCTACCGGTGGATGGAATGACACAGTCCTACCCCATTGGTACTTCTTATCGCAGCGCAACAACCTTGAGGCTACCGATGCCGAGATCCGTGGTGGCCTTGATGGTCTGATTCTGGCTAAGAATGTGGCCAGTTGGAGGACTCAAGCATCAAACCTGAAACTTTCACAATTGCTGCGCATGTACTACTCAACAAATGGTGTCCTTAGTTCAGGGATCAATGCCTGCAGTAGGCAAAATCAATTCACAAATGTGGCTCCGTCGCAGGAAATGGAGGACCAGACAAATGCGTTTGCCGTAGTACTGGATCGGCAGATGCAGCTGCGTGTCACCCTCCAGCCTTCCCTTATTTCCCAATTTGCTGGTAACGCTACCGCATCTCTGGTGACGTATGTGC CACAATCGTTAAACGATGTCTCTTGCGTGGCCACCAGTAATCTTGATTTGACAGATTCTATAACTCCAATGACTAACCTGTATCTTTTCTTGGATACTTCTTGGCAATATAGCACCATTGTTGACTATGTAGC ttatGTTATCCAGCAGCTTAATATTCACCCCTATGCCAGCACAATCACAATGCTTTCCGCACAAGATGGATCGATTATCGTAAACACCACAAACTATATTACCGATGTCTATCAGCAATGGAATGCCACTTCACAGGCGACTT ATACTCAGGGATTCAACCTTCCTAATGTTCTGCGTACAATTCAAAATCTAACCCAAAACTTAATGAATGAAGAAAAGACTAATTCGAGCTTAAGTGGTCACTCACTAGTAGCTCTAATCATTCCGAATCAGCAAACGGTCAATGATGGTGACTCCAGTTACGCCACtacagaaattcagtacatTCAGGAGCAAATTCCAGACCTGCGTTTTATATATTATGGTGGTGGAAGCATTCAACGGTTTTCAAGCTTTGTTCGAGATCCCACCCAAGACCTTTTCTCCCTCACGTTGGGCAGTACACCGGCGACTTCAGCGGGACCAGTAGCAAGGCGCATTGTCCAAA TTCCCCGTCGCATTATTAATCCACGTTGTGGATCAAGTTGGTACACAAATAGCTGGG GCACTGATCAAACAGCTCAATATGTTGGGCCTGGAAAGGTGAACTTTTACCGAGTTTCTGCTAACTATTTCTTTGGCGCTGGTGCGAATCGGTACTTGACCATTCAATCTCAGAATGGAGGAACTTATACCATATGTACTTCACGTACATATGCATGGCCGCAACAAAACTCTACTACTCTTTCTACAGTGAACTCGATAGATCAGAGTTGCACACAAATAAGTGGAAATAGTTATAGCTACGATCTTTCAAGTGCCTGTGAGGGCTACTACACTATCACCCAGTGTCCAGACTTGTATTTGTCAGTCCAAGCTACATCAAATACCACGTCCTGTTCACAAGATGCTTGCCAGACCCCTGACCAATGGCGTTATATAATGTCAATGGTCAACATGGGATGCTACAGCGGTGTCTCGGGTCTAGCAGCCAGCCTACTAACAATTATATTCGCATTGTTAGCTCTAATGCAGATTCAATGA
- the LOC120445892 gene encoding uncharacterized protein LOC120445892 isoform X3, translated as MNHSVHERQLVKQVITTKTIYRTMKSKQLLAAALCLAASLFLETMAQENAMLQIPPSLVECYNTSYFMNRDNRLPANMDTLISLIEKVEYSYAASSGVQADIRTVSVALLHRFRQDGIKKAAGINAADGVIPYSPTGFQFPKLKILLSGLIPGNAYTFPNSSLTRVERCSLHFMLSSTFDTRTRGDENNVCNQLSQYRAQRLPRSLKKEHHNNFISDSEWLEARSKRGRSSDSVSKYEQLGELDYESDWAYAGPETSQCPVEDGLVRTRWGTISGGTLIAGIAAGVQQQTVQLNQLLTRATPLRARSRSQSQTSNTIDNRWAATLAGELAEVTLVQLPVSNGNSASVGATGGWNDTVLPHWYFLSQRNNLEATDAEIRGGLDGLILAKNVASWRTQASNLKLSQLLRMYYSTNGVLSSGINACSRQNQFTNVAPSQEMEDQTNAFAVVLDRQMQLRVTLQPSLISQFAGNATASLVTYVPIMDYFPSPQWSEISNLTTIKTDLYVFVDTYWPFSWVVDYVTYVLQGLNIHPYASKVTLFGAYDTTAIVNTTDYIINVYENWNSTSHSWHPPGFSLPRILNTLNARVEDLLETDRATDNLGGRSLVALLIPSSLSYVDEEDYDYCQRYLERMRVRLPSLHFIYYGGGALCPVEFQIHVAM; from the exons ATGAACCATTCAGTTCATGAGAGACAGCTGGTAAAACAAG TTATCACAACGAAAACGATTTATCGTACAATGAAATCGAAGCAACTTTTGGCAGCAGCTCTCTGTCTAGCTGCTTCCCTTTTTCTGGAGACAATGGCACAGGAAAATGCAATGCTGCAAATTCCCCCTTCATTGGTTGAGTGTTATAATACATCATACTTCATGAATCGGGATAATCGTCTACCAGCCAACATGGACACGCTCATTTCTCTTATCGAAAAAGTAGAATACAGCTACGCAGCTAGTTCAGGTGTACAAGCCGATATTCGAACCGTGTCGGTAGCCTTGCTGCATCGTTTCCGTCAAGATGGCATTAAGAAGGCTGCTGGAATAAATGCAGCTGACGGGGTAATACCGTACAGTCCAACAGGCTTTCAGTTTCCGAAGCTAAAAATTTTGCTCTCAGGGCTTATACCGGGAAACGCCTATACCTTTCCCAACAGTTCATTGACAAGAGTGGAGCGGTGCTCCCTCCATTTTATGCTATCTAGCACCTTTGACACAAGAACGCGCGGCGATGAAAACAATGTGTGCAATCAACTCTCTCAGTATAGAGCCCAGCGACTGCCGAGATCCTTAAAAAAGGAGCATCACAATAATTTTATAAGCGATTCTGAATGGCTGGAGGCACGCTCGAAACGAGGACGATCATCCGACTCAGTATCTAAATACGAACAATTGGGAGAATTAGACTACGAATCCGACTGGGCTTATGCCGGCCCTGAAACTAGCCAATGCCCTGTCGAGGACGGCTTGGTACGAACACGCTGGGGAACGATTTCTGGAGGCACTCTGATCGCCGGTATTGCTGCTGGTGTCCAGCAGCAGACAGTGCAACTCAATCAGCTATTGACCCGGGCTACCCCACTACGTGCTCGTAGTCGCAGTCAGTCCCAGACTAGCAATACTATTGACAACAGGTGGGCGGCAACTTTGGCCGGGGAGTTGGCGGAAGTCACGTTGGTCCAACTACCAGTGTCGAATGGCAATTCCGCTTCCGTTGGGGCTACCGGTGGATGGAATGACACAGTCCTACCCCATTGGTACTTCTTATCGCAGCGCAACAACCTTGAGGCTACCGATGCCGAGATCCGTGGTGGCCTTGATGGTCTGATTCTGGCTAAGAATGTGGCCAGTTGGAGGACTCAAGCATCAAACCTGAAACTTTCACAATTGCTGCGCATGTACTACTCAACAAATGGTGTCCTTAGTTCAGGGATCAATGCCTGCAGTAGGCAAAATCAATTCACAAATGTGGCTCCGTCGCAGGAAATGGAGGACCAGACAAATGCGTTTGCCGTAGTACTGGATCGGCAGATGCAGCTGCGTGTCACCCTCCAGCCTTCCCTTATTTCCCAATTTGCTGGTAACGCTACCGCATCTCTGGTGACGTATGTGC CAATTATGGATTACTTTCCGTCCCCGCAATGGTCTGAAATATCCAATCTAACCACAATAAAGACTGATCTATATGTGTTTGTCGACACATACTGGCCCTTCAGCTGGGTTGTTGATTACGTAAC CTATGTGCTGCAGGGCCTTAACATTCATCCATACGCAAGTAAGGTTACCCTATTCGGAGCTTACGATACCACGGCCATAGTTAATACCACCGACTACATAATCAACGTCTATGAAAATTGGAATTCAACTTCGCACTCTTGGC ATCCACCCGGTTTTAGTCTGCCACGTATCCTAAACACTTTAAATGCAAGAGTTGAGGACTTGCTAGAAACAGATCGTGCTACCGATAATCTGGGAGGCCGATCATTAGTTGCGCTATTAATACCCAGTTCGCTATCTTACGTAGATGAGGAGGACTATGATTATTGTCAGCGATATTTGGAAAGAATGCGTGTGCGTTTACCCAGTTTGCACTTTATTTACTATGGAGGGGGAGCGTTG TGCCCCGTCGAATTTCAAATCCACGTTGCAATGTAA
- the LOC120445499 gene encoding ejaculatory bulb-specific protein 2, whose product MIRILVLMITFALMTGSALCSIENLMRIFGGGSSGGGGSNRGRGSLDVNIVPPSSELSFGYGFRPGFF is encoded by the exons ATGATTCGAATTTTG GTTTTAATGATTACATTCGCTTTAATGACTGGTAGTGCTCTTTGTTCTATCGAGAACCTTATGCGTATCTTTGGCGGTGGATCTTCTGGAGGCGGTGGATCTAATCGAGGCCGTGGATCTTTGGATGTAAATATAGTTCCACCCAGTAGCGAACTATCCTTTGGATATGGCTTTCGTCCTGGATTCTTTTGA